The Leishmania braziliensis MHOM/BR/75/M2904 complete genome, chromosome 10 genome contains a region encoding:
- a CDS encoding putative DEAD/DEAH box helicase, giving the protein MTVPNVLPQGLTAMGNPTPNDIYSSYAYPLDVCDASFKLYGESTTYAEDDANRIFASATVHSYDPAILFSDLRPQEAHRELPNPTGGLGAGESGNSLLATDDPEAATRLAEDEESDAVIVAGQNKQGAAAMAAAMLDSRRPADGIAMVPAHPLPVVFPRSNGPPPPLRFKKFGPGDVHQTPAGKCARQAKCDNEEDANETLCGEVMESVRHIESYSLQHSIAWRIQVLDEHCKPTPIKHFQHFRELIDVLPARALQGLSESGFTRPTLLQSVAIPQLIRGCDVVGVTPDGSGVTVAYAVPSLAVLMKIKAMDAARENERMAKAAESSSSSCGDVVAHPIVVVLCATRQTVLRTAAMYSSLAGEDVRLVAAYRPVGSDNEDYERIAMCRKEGCDVIVATPACLTRMVSEAHVALDRVHVLAVEKANHLLVVDPTPDGRTAMQYVEDIMRAVKGNGVAHQFSLWCAELEPPIETLVRKYMSPLTGTVMVTREEHTNVNVRQILYPLSSRDDRITAIQKLYDQGIIVKRDQVMVYCACRETVEEVTRELIKTLSAPSSMVRCVHSGLCFRKRNEVFKAFQHGDVRILVGTDAAMERLYVEELEHVIHYDLPALTEVYVQRVNQVGRSGRQGTSHTFLIPGDAHVPIITRFVERQTDHALNDTICKMVADIEAAGAENSWDTPVLRMQNHAVSKTTRRVRGRRAIRQRAESLSDFASARDKSPAG; this is encoded by the coding sequence ATGACGGTGCCCAACGTGTTACCGCAGGGCTTGACTGCCATGGGTAACCCCACGCCGAACGATATCTACTCCTCGTACGCGTACCCGCTCGACGTGTGCGACGCTTCCTTCAAGCTGTACGGAGAGTCCACCACGTACGCCGAAGACGACGCTAACCGCATCTTCGCCTCTGCCACGGTACACAGCTACGACCCAGCCATCCTCTTCAGCGATCTGCGACCGCAAGAGGCGCATCGCGAGCTGCCCAACCCCACCGGCGGCCTCGGCGCTGGTGAATCAGGCAATTCGTTGCTGGCAACTGATGACCCAGAGGCAGCGACTCGACTAGCGGAAGATGAAGAGAGTGACGCCGTGATAGTCGCCGGACAGAACAAGCAAGGTGCGGCGGCAATGGCTGCGGCGATGCTTGACTCGCGTCGCCCCGCTGACGGTATTGCCATGGTGCCGGCCCACCCGCTTCCAGTTGTCTTCCCACGGTCAAAcgggccgccgccgccactgcgctTCAAGAAGTTCGGCCCCGGAGATGTGCACCAGACACCCGCTGGAAAGTGCGCACGCCAGGCGAAGTGTGACAACGAAGAGGACGCTAACGAGACCCTGTGTGGTGAGGTTATGGAGAGCGTACGGCACATTGAGTCGTACAGCCTGCAGCACAGCATTGCGTGGCGGATCCAGGTGCTCGATGAGCACTGCAAGCCCACTCCCATAAAGCACTTTCAACACTTCCGCGAGCTGATTGATGTGCTACCGGCGCGTGCATTGCAGGGGCTGAGTGAGTCGGGGTTTACGCGCCCAACACTCCTCCAGTCAGTCGCCATCCCACAGCTCATACGCGGGTGCGATGTCGTCGGCGTCACTCCCGATGGCAGCGGGGTGACAGTGGCCTATGCCGTGCCGTCCCTGGCGGTGCTCATGAAGATCAAGGCCATGGATGCCGCCAGAGAGAACGAGCGGATGGCGAAGGCAGCAGAGTCCTCGTCCTCATCATGTGGTGACGTTGTGGCGCACCCCATTGTGGTTGTCCTCTGCGCCACTCGCCAAACGGTGCTCCGGACAGCCGCGATGTACAGCAGTCTTGCTGGTGAAGACGTTCGACTCGTAGCAGCGTACCGGCCCGTGGGCAGTGACAATGAAGATTATGAGCGGATCGCCATGTGCAGGAAGGAGGGCTGCGACGTGATTGTTGCCACGCCGGCTTGCTTGACGAGGATGGTGAGCGAGGCCCATGTCGCCCTCGACCGCGTGCACGTGCTGGCAGTAGAGAAGGCGAACCATCTCTTGGTGGTGGACCCTACTCCGGACGGCCGCACAGCGATGCAGTACGTTGAGGACATAATGCGCGCCGTGAAGGGAAATGGCGTGGCGCATCAGTTTTCCCTGTGGTGCGCTGAGCTGGAGCCGCCTATCGAGACCCTCGTGCGCAAGTACATGTCGCCACTCACCGGgacggtgatggtgacgcgCGAGGAGCACACGAACGTGAATGTGCGTCAGATCCTGTACCCGCTGTCAAGCCGCGATGACCGTATCACAGCTATCCAGAAGCTGTACGATCAGGGCATCATCGTGAAGCGCGACCAGGTGATGGTGTACTGCGCCTGTCGCGAGACCGTAGAGGAAGTGACGAGGGAACTGATTAAGACGCTGTCCGCCCCGTCGTCGATGGTTCGGTGTGTGCATAGCGGCCTGTGCTTTCGCAAGCGCAACGAAGTCTTCAAGGCCTTCCAGCACGGCGACGTGCGCATTTTGGTCGGCACAGACGCAGCGATGGAGCGGCTATATGTCGAGGAGCTTGAGCACGTCATCCACTATGACCTGCCTGCTCTCACCGAGGTCTACGTGCAGCGTGTTAACCAGGTGGGCCGCTCCGGTCGTCAAGGGACGTCGCACACCTTCCTCATCCCTGGCGACGCCCACGTGCCGATCATTACAAGGTTTGTGGAGAGGCAGACGGATCATGCACTCAACGATACCATTTGCAAGATGGTCGCTGACATTGAGGCCGCGGGCGCTGAGAACAGCTGGGACACCCCGGTACTGCGCATGCAAAACCACGCCGTGTCGAAGACGACAAGACGTGTGCGCGGGCGGCGAGCGATACGGCAGCGGGCAGAGTCCCTCTCGGATTTCGCGTCGGCGCGGGACAAAAGCCCGGCGGGCTAG